The Oceaniferula marina sequence TGAAATCACTTTGCGCTCCGAGGACATCAATAAATCGACCTATAGCTCCACTCTCTACAAAGCCTGGAACGAGGCGGGTCAGTTATTTTCCCGTGTTTATGGTGCCCCCGCTCAGAACGCCGGCTTCCCCGACCGCCACGATGTCAGCCAACATGGTATGATGATGTCTCACATCTGGCACCGCGATGACGACCAATCGGTTCTTCTCGGAGCAGGCATCGAGAAAGACCAATGCTTCCTGGCCATCCGCTTTATCAACCAGCGTATCGAACCAGTGCGCATCCCCGCCAAGTAAGGGCTTCCGACAATGATCCGCCATCCGCACAACCCCATCCTCAGCCGTGCGGACATCCAGTCTGAGCATCCCTTATTGCGCGACCCAAGCTCCGTATTCAACCCGGGGGCTGTCTTTTTCAATGGGCGCTACCGCTTGATGCTGCGCACCCAAAGCCGCTCGCGGGAAACCTTCTTTGTCCCTGCGACCAGCAGTGACGGGATTCGCTTTGATGTCCAAACAGAGCCCCTTCAAATCGGAAACCTTCCTGCCATCCCCAAGGTTCATCATGCCTACGATGCGCGACTAAGCGTCATCGACGGACGCTGCTACATGATGTATGCCGTGGATCTCGACGATCGTTGCACCCTGGCACTGGCCGTCAGCGACGACTTCCAAACCTTCGAATTTCTTGGCTACACATCCGGCACCTATGCCGATACGCGTAACGGCGTGATTTTCCCTGAAAAAATCAACGGCAAGTACCTCAGACTCGAACGCCCCAACCTCCCGCAGGAACCAGGCAACCCAACATCCGGCGATATGATCACCATTTCGGAGTCGGACAACCTCCTGCGTTGGAACCACCGGGGTGATGTTATGGCCGGACGCTGGAGGTTCTGGGACGAACGCATTGGAGCTGGCCCGCCTCCCCTGAAAACCAAACACGGCTGGTTGCTCATCTACCACGGAGTTGCCACCCATTTTGCATCGAGCCAAATCTATCAGGCCGGAGCCGCCCTCCTCGACCTCCACGACCCCAAACATGTTCTGGCACGCACACGCCTGAATATCTTGGAGCCACGGGAAAACTACGAACTTACGGGGCAGGTCCCCAACGTCGTCTTCCCATCCGGCTGCATCCCCGAGTCCACCGAGCCCGATGGCAGTATCGCCGACGACACCCAGCTTAACATCTACTACGGAGCTGCGGACACCAGCATCGGACTTGCCACCACAACCGTGCAAGAGCTCATCCATGCCTGCTATTTCCCCGATGGCGAGCCTGGGGCATAAAGCTTAGCTTGTTCCCCCAGCCTTTAACCGCAACTGCGGCCCGGACAGTCTCCTCACTGAGACACGGAATAATCCGGGAGCCCCGTCCTGCTGGGAGCTTCGAGCCCGATCATAAAGGATCAGGACCGTCAACCGGTCCCGATGCGGGCGTAAAACCGAGCGAACGTAAACCTTGTCGGAAACTGCGTCAGCGAAAACAAACGGGTGGTAGGCATCGAAATCAAACATTTCAAAACTCCTCCTCGACCCAGCCTTGAGTATTTCGGATTCCGCGTCACCCAGTCGATAAGCAATTGGGCGACTGGCAAAATTACGAATAAGCAGAGATTTTATCATCATCCTTGGGTGATTCAATTTTTGCATCCTCAGCTGAGGCGTCCGTAGCCATGAGCCCCCCTCTTTTTCACGTATCTGAGGATCACAGAGAAGAAAACACAAATACTGGCAGCCGGGGTCGAGCCGCGGCAGCTGGAGGTAAGCACGCTTTGTTGATATTTGCTCGGGAACGTTTCGCCAAAGAGGGATCGTCACCTGTGAAGGAACAGCCATGGGGGCGGCAGCCACTCCAAGTCCGACAGGCAAGCGCCGCCAGCCAAAATCACCAGATTGGTCTTCGACACCCTGCGGAGAACGGAAATACAAATGAGAGGGCGGAAGTGAACCCTGATCAGGAGCCACAGGCAATGGAAGCCCCGCCATGTCCGCATGCTTGCTTTCCGATTTGTCCATCCTCCGATTCTCCCTGATCATCTTAAACTTTTGCTGGGGACGATCCCCCACCGCAATCACCGTCACCCACGCAGGGGCTGGTTCCATGGACGGTTCTGCATCCAGGGACACCCACAAAAGCATCCATAGGAAACCTAAGCCAGCTCCCGGCACCCTCCGCTTTCCCTTGTTCAGTACAGCCGCCATCATCATATCTCACAATCAGAGAGCCAGCGCATCGATGTGACCTCAAACCTTCGTCCAAATTTTCGGTTCACCTCATGCAGGCCGCCATCAACCAATGCCGCCGTCACCCGGTTCTGTTTCAATGCGCCACGAATCGCAGGATCCCCCCTACCAGATGAGGGATCGAGTATTGGGTCGGGCATTAGATAATCAGGCCCTCTCACAACTTCTGCCTGCAAACAGGCCCTTGCCATAACCTTGCCATCACGATCATGAGACTCACCGTAACAACGTACGGTAAAACAATCACCGCGCACTGTCATCACCGGAGCCAAGGACGCAAAAAAGTCCCCCTGAGTTAAATATGCCGGGATCCCCCAGGCTTTGGATTGGACTTGTTTTTGCAGACTCGGTTTCCACGAGGGATGATTGTTATCATAGGCCGCCATGAACGAGGTTTGATAGACCGATTCATGAAAGGCCTGATTAATGCCAGACCGCATGATCGCCTCGTCAAGCACACCACATTGGCTCGATGGGTCAGCAGCCCCGGCCAAACGCCGATTAACAAAATCAGCCATCGATAGAAAGGGGCCTCGTTGTTTCACTAGCTCAACCAGGCACTTCGCCAATGTCTCAATTTCATCGTGACTCAGGCTTCTGGAGC is a genomic window containing:
- a CDS encoding glycoside hydrolase family 130 protein, whose protein sequence is MIRHPHNPILSRADIQSEHPLLRDPSSVFNPGAVFFNGRYRLMLRTQSRSRETFFVPATSSDGIRFDVQTEPLQIGNLPAIPKVHHAYDARLSVIDGRCYMMYAVDLDDRCTLALAVSDDFQTFEFLGYTSGTYADTRNGVIFPEKINGKYLRLERPNLPQEPGNPTSGDMITISESDNLLRWNHRGDVMAGRWRFWDERIGAGPPPLKTKHGWLLIYHGVATHFASSQIYQAGAALLDLHDPKHVLARTRLNILEPRENYELTGQVPNVVFPSGCIPESTEPDGSIADDTQLNIYYGAADTSIGLATTTVQELIHACYFPDGEPGA